Within the bacterium genome, the region TTGCTTCGGTTTTTGTTTACCCTGAGGTGGAAGACGATATTGAAGTGGTAATCAATGAGAATGACCTGCGGGTTGATACTTACAGGGCGGGAGGTGCAGGCGGACAGCATGTAAATAAAACGGATTCAGCGATAAGAATCACACATATCCCCACAGGTATCGTTGTCCAATGCCAGAATGAGCGGTCCCAGTATAAAAATAAAACTATGGCATTGAAATTCCTGCGTTCAAAATTATATGATTTATATGAAAGTAAGAAAAAAGAAGAAGACAGCAGGGCCTTGGGGGAAAAGAAGGATATTTCATGGGGCAGCCAGATCCGTTCATATATATTCCAGCCCTACCAGCTGGTTAAGGACCATAGGACCGGGCTGGAAGTCGGAAATGTCCAGGCTGTTATTGACGGTAAAATAGGTCCTTTTATTGAGGCTTATCTGAAAAAGAAAAATTTCTAACGGGGTTTACTTTTTTTAAAAAATATTGTAAAATAAATATTTATGAAAAAGTTAATTAATTTATTCATATTCCTTGTTTTTATCTGTGCCTGCGGGAAACCTTATAAAAAGGAAGATGATATCAGGATTGAAGAGTGGACAAAAACAGGGATTACCCGCATAACCAAAGATATGACCTGGAAAAATGACGTGCAGGTCAGGGGAATAATACAAATAGAAAAAGGGGCCAAACTTACGATACTCCCGGGAATTAAAGTTGAATTTGTCCATGTTGATAAAAATAATGACGGGTACGGCGAAACAGGACTGGTAGTTTATGGTAACATTATTGCGGAAGGGAAGCCTGATAAACCGGTTATTTTTACTTCGGCAAGTAGCGCAAAGAACAAAAATGATTGGCAGGGAATTTATATTGAAACAAGTAACGACAGCCTGTTTAAAAACTGTATTATTGAATATGCAAATAAAGCGCTCCATCTGCATTTTTCACCGATAGTGATTTCAAACTGTGAATTGAGGTTCAACCAGGGCGCGGTTCATTTCCGCGATTCCAATGTAATGTTCGACCATAACTATATCCATCATAATATTATTGGCCTCCGGATTTGGAATTCTGACCCAATCATTGTATCGAATACGATTAAAGACAACCAGACAGGTATTTTTCTGGCAGAAGGGATTAAAAAAATATTTGTCCAGAATAATAATATTTATAAAAACAGTGAATATAATATGGGGCTTGGAGAACCGCAAAAAGATGATATAAACGCCCAGAATAATTACTGGGGTATTAATGATTTTAAGGACATCGAGAAAAAGATATATGATAAACTGGATTCAGAATATTTAGGCAGGGTAATTTATTCCCCGTATTTTTTGGAATTGCTGGATATAAATAAATAAATTATGTTAAAAAATAATATTGAAGCTGGAAATAACCGAAAAGCATATTTTAAAAAAGCGTCTGGCTGTAATTTTGCCAGGCGTTTTTTTATTTTATGTTTATTGTTCATATTAATTTTATTATCGCCAAAGAGGACTTATGGAGACACTACTTTTGTTGGTGGCAGAATATCCTCAGATACCACATGGACATTGGCAGGTAATCCCTATGTTGTAACATCAGCGATAGAGGTTTACGGCGATGCAACAACCCCGGCGCGATTAACGATTGATACGGGAGTGGTAGTAAGATTCTCAAGCGGGATGGGACTCAAGGTGGGAAGCGGAGAGAGCAAGGGGATATTGCGTGCGGTAGGCGGAAGTATAGAACCGGAGAAGATAAAATTCACGGCAAACACCGAAACACCGGGCAGGGGGATGTGGTCAAATATATATTTTGACGACGGTGCGGTGGATTATGACACGGTATCGGGGACAGGGAGTGTCCTGGAAAACTGCGTAGTTGAATATGGCAGCCAGCCAGGATATGCGGATGAGAACATATACATATTGAACAGTTCGCCAAAAATAAATAAGTGCGGGATAAAAGAGAGCGGGGCAAATGGAATAAGGGTGAACGGCGGAAGCCCCTCAATAGAGAATTGCATATTAAGCAATAACGGGACAAACGCGATACTTTTACAATCGGCAGGGTGTAATTCTTTAATAAACGGGAACACTATAATAAATA harbors:
- a CDS encoding right-handed parallel beta-helix repeat-containing protein, which encodes MKKLINLFIFLVFICACGKPYKKEDDIRIEEWTKTGITRITKDMTWKNDVQVRGIIQIEKGAKLTILPGIKVEFVHVDKNNDGYGETGLVVYGNIIAEGKPDKPVIFTSASSAKNKNDWQGIYIETSNDSLFKNCIIEYANKALHLHFSPIVISNCELRFNQGAVHFRDSNVMFDHNYIHHNIIGLRIWNSDPIIVSNTIKDNQTGIFLAEGIKKIFVQNNNIYKNSEYNMGLGEPQKDDINAQNNYWGINDFKDIEKKIYDKLDSEYLGRVIYSPYFLELLDINK
- a CDS encoding right-handed parallel beta-helix repeat-containing protein, which gives rise to MLKNNIEAGNNRKAYFKKASGCNFARRFFILCLLFILILLSPKRTYGDTTFVGGRISSDTTWTLAGNPYVVTSAIEVYGDATTPARLTIDTGVVVRFSSGMGLKVGSGESKGILRAVGGSIEPEKIKFTANTETPGRGMWSNIYFDDGAVDYDTVSGTGSVLENCVVEYGSQPGYADENIYILNSSPKINKCGIKESGANGIRVNGGSPSIENCILSNNGTNAILLQSAGCNSLINGNTIIN